From Lemur catta isolate mLemCat1 chromosome 19, mLemCat1.pri, whole genome shotgun sequence, a single genomic window includes:
- the PAK4 gene encoding serine/threonine-protein kinase PAK 4 isoform X1 — translation MFGKKKKRVEISAPSNFEHRVHTGFDQNEQKFTGLPRQWQSLIEESARRPKPLIDPACITSIQPGAPKTIVRGSKGAKDGALTLLLDEFENMSVTRSNSLRRDSPPPPARARQENGMPEEQAATARGGPGKAGGRGRIAGHSEAGGSSGDRRRVGPEKRPKSSREGSGGPQESSRDKRPLSGPDVGTPQPASLASGAKLAAGRPFNTYPRADTDHPSRGAQGEPREMAPNGPSAGGLPVPQSSSRPPTRTRGPPGPGVLGPHASEPQLAPPARTPAAPAAPGPPGPRSPQREPQRVSHEQFRAALQLVVDPGDPRSYLDNFIKIGEGSTGIVCIATVRSSGKLVAVKKMDLRKQQRRELLFNEVVIMRDYQHENVVEMYNSYLVGDELWVVMEFLEGGALTDIVTHTRMNEEQIAAVCLAVLQALSVLHAQGVIHRDIKSDSILLTHDGRVKLSDFGFCAQVSKEVPRRKSLVGTPYWMAPELISRLPYGPEVDIWSLGVMVIEMVDGEPPYFNEPPLKAMKMIRDNLPPRLKNLHKVSPSLKGFLDRLLVRDPAQRATAAELLKHPFLAKAGPPSSIVPLMRQNRTR, via the exons ATGTTTGGGAAGAAGAAGAAGCGGGTAGAGATCTCGGCGCCATCCAACTTTGAGCACCGCGTGCACACGGGCTTCGACCAAAATGAGCAGAAGTTCACGGGGCTGCCCCGCCAGTGGCAGAGCCTCATCGAGGAGTCGGCTCGCCGGCCCAAGCCCCTGATCGACCCCGCCTGCATCACCTCCATCCAGCCCGGGGCCCCGAAG ACCATCGTGCGGGGCAGCAAAGGTGCCAAGGATGGGGCCCTCACGCTGCTGCTGGACGAGTTTGAGAACATGTCGGTGACACGCTCCAACTCCTTGCGGAGAGACAGCCCGCCACCACCCGCCCGTGCCCGCCAGGAAAACGGGATGCCGGAGGAGCAGGCCGCCACGGCCAGAGGGGGCCCAGGGAAGGCGGGCGGCCGAGGCCGGATCGCCGGTCACAGCGAGGCGGGTGGCAGCAGTGGTGACAGGCGGCGGGTGGGGCCAGAGAAGAGGCCCAAGTCTTCCAGGGAGGGCTCAGGGGGACCCCAGGAGTCCTCCCGGGACAAAcgccccctctctgggcctgacgTTGGCACCCCCCAGCCTGCCAGTCTGGCCAGCGGGGCGAAACTGGCGGCCGGCCGGCCCTTTAACACGTACCCGCGGGCCGATACGGACCACCCGTCCCGGGGTGCCCAG gGTGAGCCTCGTGAAATGGCCCCCAATGGGCCATCAGCGGGGGGCCTGCCCGTCCCCCAGTCCTCCTCCCGGCCTCCCACCCGCACCCGCGGTCCCCCCGGCCCTGGAGTGCTGGGCCCCCATGCCTCTGAGCCCCAGCTGGCCCCTCCAGCCCGCACCCCTGCTGCCCCCGCTGCCCCCGGGCCGCCCGGTCCCCGCTCGCCACAGCGCGAACCGCAGCGAGTGTCCCACGAGCAGTTCCGGGCTGCTCTGCAGCTGGTGGTGGACCCAGGTGACCCTCGCTCCTACCTGGACAACTTCATCAAGATCGGCGAGGGGTCCACGGGCATCGTGTGCATCGCCACCGTCCGCAGCTCGGGCAAGCTGGTGGCCGTCAAGAAGATGGACCTGCGCAAGCAGCAGAGGCGAGAGCTGCTCTTCAACGAG GTGGTGATCATGCGGGACTACCAGCACGAGAACGTGGTGGAGATGTACAACAGCTACCTGGTGGGGGATGAGCTCTGGGTGGTGATGGAGTTCCTGGAAGGAGGCGCCCTCACTGACATCGTCACCCACACCAG GATGAACGAGGAGCAGATCGCTGCCGTGTGCCTGGCCGTGCTGCAGGCCCTGTCTGTGCTCCACGCCCAGGGCGTCATCCACCGGGACATCAAGAGCGACTCGATCCTGCTGACCCATGACGGCAGG gtgaaGCTGTCAGACTTCGGCTTCTGTGCCCAGGTGAGCAAGGAGGTGCCACGGAGGAAGTCACTGGTCGGCACGCCGTACTGGATGGCCCCGGAGCTCATCTCCCGGCTTCCCTATGGGCCCGAG gtggACATCTGGTCACTGGGAGTCATGGTGATCGAGATGGTGGATGGGGAGCCTCCCTACTTCAACGAGCCGCCCCTCAAAGCCATGAAGATGATTCGGGACAACCTGCCCCCCCGACTGAAGAACCTGCACAAG gTGTCACCATCCCTGAAGGGCTTCCTGGACCGCCTGCTGGTCCGTGATCCTGCCCAGCGGGCCACGGCGGCCGAGCTGCTGAAGCACCCGTTCCTGGCCAAGGCAGGGCCGCCCTCCAGCATCGTGCCCCTCATGCGCCAGAACCGCACCAGATGA
- the PAK4 gene encoding serine/threonine-protein kinase PAK 4 isoform X2, with protein MFGKKKKRVEISAPSNFEHRVHTGFDQNEQKFTGLPRQWQSLIEESARRPKPLIDPACITSIQPGAPKGEPREMAPNGPSAGGLPVPQSSSRPPTRTRGPPGPGVLGPHASEPQLAPPARTPAAPAAPGPPGPRSPQREPQRVSHEQFRAALQLVVDPGDPRSYLDNFIKIGEGSTGIVCIATVRSSGKLVAVKKMDLRKQQRRELLFNEVVIMRDYQHENVVEMYNSYLVGDELWVVMEFLEGGALTDIVTHTRMNEEQIAAVCLAVLQALSVLHAQGVIHRDIKSDSILLTHDGRVKLSDFGFCAQVSKEVPRRKSLVGTPYWMAPELISRLPYGPEVDIWSLGVMVIEMVDGEPPYFNEPPLKAMKMIRDNLPPRLKNLHKVSPSLKGFLDRLLVRDPAQRATAAELLKHPFLAKAGPPSSIVPLMRQNRTR; from the exons ATGTTTGGGAAGAAGAAGAAGCGGGTAGAGATCTCGGCGCCATCCAACTTTGAGCACCGCGTGCACACGGGCTTCGACCAAAATGAGCAGAAGTTCACGGGGCTGCCCCGCCAGTGGCAGAGCCTCATCGAGGAGTCGGCTCGCCGGCCCAAGCCCCTGATCGACCCCGCCTGCATCACCTCCATCCAGCCCGGGGCCCCGAAG gGTGAGCCTCGTGAAATGGCCCCCAATGGGCCATCAGCGGGGGGCCTGCCCGTCCCCCAGTCCTCCTCCCGGCCTCCCACCCGCACCCGCGGTCCCCCCGGCCCTGGAGTGCTGGGCCCCCATGCCTCTGAGCCCCAGCTGGCCCCTCCAGCCCGCACCCCTGCTGCCCCCGCTGCCCCCGGGCCGCCCGGTCCCCGCTCGCCACAGCGCGAACCGCAGCGAGTGTCCCACGAGCAGTTCCGGGCTGCTCTGCAGCTGGTGGTGGACCCAGGTGACCCTCGCTCCTACCTGGACAACTTCATCAAGATCGGCGAGGGGTCCACGGGCATCGTGTGCATCGCCACCGTCCGCAGCTCGGGCAAGCTGGTGGCCGTCAAGAAGATGGACCTGCGCAAGCAGCAGAGGCGAGAGCTGCTCTTCAACGAG GTGGTGATCATGCGGGACTACCAGCACGAGAACGTGGTGGAGATGTACAACAGCTACCTGGTGGGGGATGAGCTCTGGGTGGTGATGGAGTTCCTGGAAGGAGGCGCCCTCACTGACATCGTCACCCACACCAG GATGAACGAGGAGCAGATCGCTGCCGTGTGCCTGGCCGTGCTGCAGGCCCTGTCTGTGCTCCACGCCCAGGGCGTCATCCACCGGGACATCAAGAGCGACTCGATCCTGCTGACCCATGACGGCAGG gtgaaGCTGTCAGACTTCGGCTTCTGTGCCCAGGTGAGCAAGGAGGTGCCACGGAGGAAGTCACTGGTCGGCACGCCGTACTGGATGGCCCCGGAGCTCATCTCCCGGCTTCCCTATGGGCCCGAG gtggACATCTGGTCACTGGGAGTCATGGTGATCGAGATGGTGGATGGGGAGCCTCCCTACTTCAACGAGCCGCCCCTCAAAGCCATGAAGATGATTCGGGACAACCTGCCCCCCCGACTGAAGAACCTGCACAAG gTGTCACCATCCCTGAAGGGCTTCCTGGACCGCCTGCTGGTCCGTGATCCTGCCCAGCGGGCCACGGCGGCCGAGCTGCTGAAGCACCCGTTCCTGGCCAAGGCAGGGCCGCCCTCCAGCATCGTGCCCCTCATGCGCCAGAACCGCACCAGATGA